From a region of the Candidatus Jettenia caeni genome:
- a CDS encoding peptide methionine sulfoxide reductase, whose protein sequence is MKKYFMVTILIFMAASYQKGGNTMEEKVAGAGAPEESEMERADIKKKEEYVRPDETTLRKILSPLQYKVTQKNGTEPPFKNEYWDNKKEGIYVDIVSGEPLFSSLDKYNSGTGWPSFIKPLEPAHIVEKNDWLLFSKRTEVRSKYGDSHLGHVFPDGPKPTGLRYCINSAALRFIPKEDLEQEGYGQYWSLFESNSGGR, encoded by the coding sequence ATGAAAAAATATTTTATGGTTACCATTCTGATATTTATGGCGGCTAGTTACCAGAAAGGTGGTAACACGATGGAAGAGAAGGTTGCAGGAGCCGGTGCGCCAGAGGAGAGTGAGATGGAAAGAGCAGATATAAAGAAGAAAGAAGAATATGTAAGACCTGACGAGACAACGTTGAGGAAGATACTAAGTCCTTTACAATACAAAGTAACGCAAAAGAATGGCACGGAACCGCCCTTCAAGAATGAGTACTGGGATAATAAGAAGGAGGGTATATACGTCGATATCGTATCCGGAGAGCCACTTTTTAGCTCACTCGATAAATACAATTCGGGTACCGGATGGCCAAGCTTTATCAAACCTCTTGAGCCTGCCCATATTGTGGAAAAGAATGACTGGCTCTTATTCTCAAAGCGAACTGAAGTAAGAAGCAAGTATGGCGATTCCCATTTGGGCCATGTATTTCCTGATGGTCCGAAACCCACGGGGCTCCGCTATTGTATTAACTCAGCAGCGCTACGGTTTATTCCCAAAGAAGATCTTGAACAAGAGGGCTATGGACAGTATTGGAGTCTGTTTGAGAGCAATTCCGGAGGTAGATAA
- a CDS encoding NADH dehydrogenase subunit, with product MENSLIVYLVHYFILFPIAKILFVNIQYFTSKQEREEYMVRKLVRWGNISDFIHVAIALYFLGFHEITVHIESFCFLGWPFIVHWNILTFTFLAFTTIIIAIIGHFSLFYLHRDAYYHKFFSLYFIFHLSIKLIILSSGSTFFFMGWELLGFSSVLLIAFYEHRLNPLKNAMRVLFIYELGDVFMCALIVLLLFFHTEDMTMMASILEKHGCEWAMVLLIFSCFFKSGIFPWIWLPRAMEGPTPSSAVFYGSLSTHIPIFLLLRFWPKEWSLPAYWPEVWSISHPANAIAVAIAICVFSAFITTHMSRQVSDAKNTIAYATVTQLAIIYIEIFFGFRTLALIHVVSHGIYRTFEFLRTPSLLHLYHTMETRRPRTTSTGRHLKAIFPAGLRNWLYSLTINEFGFFSRSFDFIDQFLGLKFLRYDKKAARRFAIMVASVWVIFSMVIFLLNRNFFTMEFTGDGGGNTVTAFIINWKYFNAKDEILLALAVGFCVLTFYNIRKVGMFFVTLACSAATVGIEHTLLLVKHIDASNQLYWLSVVVFAIAFAGLAFLSVYTFSNGNENHQNYTAKLSRSPLMNLLLFALGLAIVGVPGLGIVLAWEYLIHYTAQVAPYMVVKGFFILKLDTLLVFLFYFSNFLGFPEHKVQVLHHYKLDTLHLRWVQKHA from the coding sequence GTGGAAAACTCTTTAATTGTCTATCTTGTGCATTATTTCATACTGTTCCCGATTGCCAAGATACTTTTTGTAAATATCCAGTATTTCACCAGTAAGCAGGAACGTGAAGAGTACATGGTTCGTAAACTGGTCCGATGGGGAAACATCAGTGATTTTATTCACGTTGCAATTGCCTTGTATTTCCTTGGATTTCATGAGATTACCGTGCATATAGAATCTTTTTGCTTTCTTGGCTGGCCATTTATTGTGCATTGGAACATCCTTACGTTTACCTTTTTGGCCTTCACGACAATAATCATTGCGATCATCGGTCACTTTTCTCTCTTCTATCTTCACCGGGATGCGTATTATCATAAATTCTTTTCCCTTTATTTTATCTTTCATTTATCCATAAAGCTTATCATTCTCAGTTCCGGTTCTACCTTTTTCTTCATGGGTTGGGAACTATTGGGCTTTTCTTCAGTGCTTCTTATCGCTTTTTATGAGCATCGTCTCAATCCGCTCAAGAACGCTATGCGGGTATTGTTTATTTACGAGCTTGGAGATGTCTTCATGTGCGCCCTGATTGTACTGTTGCTCTTCTTCCACACCGAAGACATGACCATGATGGCATCGATTCTGGAGAAACATGGCTGCGAGTGGGCGATGGTCTTATTGATTTTCTCGTGCTTCTTCAAATCGGGTATTTTCCCATGGATCTGGTTGCCACGGGCAATGGAAGGACCCACGCCATCGAGTGCGGTTTTCTATGGTTCGTTATCAACGCACATCCCCATTTTTCTTCTCCTGCGCTTCTGGCCTAAGGAGTGGTCACTTCCGGCGTATTGGCCTGAAGTATGGTCGATTTCACATCCGGCAAATGCCATTGCCGTTGCGATTGCCATTTGCGTGTTTTCTGCCTTCATCACAACCCATATGAGCCGGCAGGTTTCCGATGCCAAAAATACCATTGCGTATGCCACCGTAACGCAGTTAGCCATTATTTATATCGAGATATTTTTCGGATTCCGTACTCTTGCCCTGATTCATGTGGTATCACACGGAATCTATCGCACTTTTGAGTTCTTGCGAACGCCGTCTTTACTTCATCTCTACCATACTATGGAGACAAGGCGCCCCAGAACGACAAGCACCGGGCGTCATCTCAAAGCTATCTTTCCCGCGGGATTAAGAAATTGGCTTTACTCACTCACGATCAATGAGTTTGGTTTTTTCTCCCGCTCATTCGACTTTATTGATCAGTTTCTCGGTCTGAAATTCCTGCGGTATGATAAGAAAGCGGCGCGCCGCTTTGCCATCATGGTTGCCTCGGTATGGGTAATTTTTAGCATGGTAATTTTCCTTCTCAACAGGAATTTTTTTACCATGGAATTTACCGGTGATGGCGGTGGGAATACCGTCACGGCTTTCATTATCAACTGGAAATATTTCAACGCCAAAGATGAGATATTACTGGCTCTGGCGGTGGGTTTCTGTGTACTAACCTTCTATAATATCCGAAAAGTGGGCATGTTTTTCGTAACTCTCGCTTGCTCAGCGGCCACGGTAGGAATCGAACATACATTGCTATTGGTAAAGCATATAGACGCATCAAATCAGCTTTACTGGCTTTCTGTAGTTGTCTTTGCCATTGCCTTTGCGGGACTTGCCTTCCTCTCGGTGTATACCTTCTCAAATGGAAACGAGAATCATCAAAACTACACCGCGAAGCTCTCTCGTTCTCCCCTGATGAATTTACTGTTGTTTGCCCTCGGTCTTGCCATTGTTGGAGTGCCGGGTCTCGGCATTGTCTTGGCCTGGGAATATCTCATCCACTATACTGCACAGGTCGCTCCTTATATGGTCGTAAAGGGATTCTTTATCCTTAAATTGGATACACTGCTAGTGTTCCTGTTTTACTTCAGCAATTTCCTCGGCTTCCCTGAACATAAGGTGCAGGTACTGCATCATTACAAGCTCGATACCCTGCATCTCCGATGGGTACAGAAGCATGCTTAA
- a CDS encoding phosphoglycerate kinase, translating to MDKLFIKELDVHKKKVMIRTDYNVPLDEEGKITDDTRIRATLPTIDFLLDEKAKVIIASHLGRPDGKVNPKYSLKPVARRLQRFLDEKVRVIMADDCIGPKVKKQIEEMNYGDVLVLENLRFHSGEEKNDPAFAGELASLCDVFIQDAFGNCHRKHASMVGIDSFIPSAAGFLLKKEIDYFEKSVNQPMRPVVALLGGAKVSDKIKIIENLSKKMDKILIGGAMAFTFLKAQGFGIGKSLVEDSMLDVVKDLMDISRKNGTKLYLPVDFVVAEKFDGRAETKVVPYQEIPERWIALDIGPATTKLFYEALQDAKTIVWNGPMGAFEIDAFSRGTYAMIDAVTSSHASTIVGGGDTDMAFHKAGKTHEVSFISTGGGAFLKLLEGSELPGVASLSSKKKA from the coding sequence ATGGATAAATTATTTATAAAAGAACTTGATGTGCACAAAAAGAAAGTCATGATTCGAACGGATTATAACGTACCGTTAGACGAGGAGGGAAAAATTACTGATGACACCAGGATTAGAGCAACCCTGCCAACAATTGACTTTTTGCTCGATGAGAAAGCAAAGGTGATCATTGCCTCACATTTGGGTAGGCCTGATGGTAAAGTAAATCCTAAATACAGCTTAAAGCCCGTTGCCAGGCGTTTACAACGATTCCTCGATGAAAAGGTAAGGGTAATTATGGCAGATGACTGCATTGGACCCAAGGTGAAAAAACAGATTGAAGAAATGAACTACGGCGACGTACTTGTATTGGAAAATTTAAGGTTTCATTCTGGTGAAGAAAAAAATGATCCTGCATTTGCAGGAGAGCTAGCCAGTTTATGTGATGTATTTATACAGGATGCTTTTGGAAACTGCCACAGAAAGCACGCATCAATGGTCGGCATCGATAGTTTTATACCATCAGCGGCAGGATTTTTACTGAAGAAAGAGATAGATTATTTTGAGAAGTCTGTCAATCAGCCTATGCGGCCCGTTGTCGCTCTATTAGGAGGAGCAAAGGTTTCTGATAAGATAAAGATTATTGAAAACCTTTCTAAAAAAATGGATAAAATCCTCATCGGTGGGGCAATGGCATTCACCTTCCTTAAGGCACAGGGTTTCGGTATCGGGAAATCCTTAGTCGAGGATAGCATGCTTGATGTGGTAAAAGACCTGATGGATATATCCAGGAAAAACGGAACGAAACTCTATTTACCTGTTGATTTTGTTGTAGCAGAAAAATTTGACGGCCGGGCAGAAACAAAGGTTGTTCCTTATCAGGAAATTCCTGAAAGGTGGATCGCATTGGATATTGGTCCGGCTACTACAAAACTATTTTATGAAGCGCTTCAGGATGCAAAAACGATTGTGTGGAATGGACCTATGGGCGCATTCGAGATTGATGCTTTTAGTCGGGGAACTTATGCCATGATAGATGCAGTAACAAGTTCTCATGCCTCAACAATCGTAGGAGGCGGCGACACTGATATGGCATTCCATAAAGCCGGGAAAACACATGAAGTATCATTTATCTCTACAGGTGGTGGAGCATTTCTAAAATTATTAGAAGGAAGCGAATTGCCCGGGGTTGCATCATTATCATCTAAGAAAAAAGCGTAA
- a CDS encoding glyceraldehyde-3-phosphate dehydrogenase, with product MEKDPSRLPWKSLGVDIVIESTGLFTSRADCAKHLDAGAKKVILSAPAKDKIDATIVIGVNTNDLKSEHKIVSNASCTTNCLAPLAKVLHDSFGIEKGLMTTIHAYTNDQRISDLIHKDIRRARAAALNIIPTTTGAAKAIGEVIPSLKGKLDGLSMRVPVANGSVTDLVATVSKDVTIESVNAAMRRAAETELKGILEYCDDPIVSSDIIGNMHSSIFDSALTYVIDKRMVKVVSWYDNEWGFSNRMVDLTVLIANL from the coding sequence ATGGAGAAAGATCCTTCCCGGTTACCGTGGAAATCACTTGGAGTCGATATTGTAATTGAGTCAACTGGTTTATTTACCTCACGCGCTGATTGCGCAAAACATCTGGATGCAGGCGCAAAAAAAGTCATACTTTCGGCTCCCGCAAAAGATAAAATTGATGCAACAATTGTTATAGGTGTTAACACGAATGATCTTAAATCAGAACATAAAATTGTATCGAATGCCTCATGCACCACAAATTGCCTGGCGCCGTTAGCAAAGGTATTACACGATAGTTTTGGCATTGAAAAAGGGCTTATGACAACGATTCATGCCTATACAAACGATCAGCGTATTAGTGATCTTATCCATAAAGATATCAGAAGGGCAAGGGCAGCTGCGTTAAATATTATTCCAACTACCACAGGAGCAGCTAAGGCCATTGGAGAGGTAATTCCATCACTAAAAGGAAAGCTCGATGGTCTGTCTATGCGCGTACCGGTTGCTAACGGTTCTGTGACAGATTTAGTTGCAACCGTATCGAAGGATGTCACGATAGAGTCCGTCAATGCCGCTATGAGGAGAGCTGCGGAAACCGAACTGAAGGGTATTTTAGAGTACTGCGATGATCCTATTGTATCCTCAGATATTATCGGGAATATGCACTCGAGCATATTTGATTCGGCCTTAACCTATGTCATTGATAAACGCATGGTAAAGGTAGTATCCTGGTATGATAATGAATGGGGATTCTCAAACCGTATGGTAGATCTCACCGTGTTAATCGCTAATCTATAA